Proteins found in one Candidatus Woesearchaeota archaeon genomic segment:
- a CDS encoding MMPL family transporter produces the protein MNELEKLGQKLGIAQSKKPTLFLFLLILIIIITLPGIPLLLGNVEPSLEKILPQDVQEVQTMNDMRAQFGADMMYVLVKAQGPTYDVRDPDVLKYVDILSERIRENEYILQVRNLPDLVKQVNNGIIPESNQDIQKLMNLNPNTPSFINQDYSMTIIEIRSDTGATSETIAQVVEELENEFMITQDQNPGVSLQITGFNSIDKATFQVIIQDFQYITGFSFLFMLIFLGFYFKSIKKIIASVVVIMTAVIITLGITGYLGLTITVVTMVAAAMIMALGISYGINVTVEYYLLRKQHNKEKILPELNKNMIRALIGSSLTTSAGFLALLFGIIPAMKTLGIVLAIGISITLLISILFLPVILILQDKKYEVK, from the coding sequence ATGAACGAACTTGAGAAACTAGGACAAAAATTAGGAATTGCACAAAGCAAAAAACCAACACTATTCCTATTTTTACTAATACTTATTATAATTATAACTTTGCCAGGAATACCTTTACTTTTAGGAAACGTAGAGCCAAGTTTAGAAAAAATACTTCCTCAGGATGTACAAGAAGTTCAGACTATGAACGATATGCGAGCACAATTTGGAGCAGACATGATGTATGTTCTTGTAAAAGCTCAAGGACCAACTTACGACGTTCGTGACCCAGACGTTTTAAAATATGTCGACATACTTTCTGAAAGAATAAGAGAAAACGAATATATATTGCAAGTGCGTAATTTACCTGATTTAGTAAAGCAAGTCAACAACGGAATTATACCAGAATCAAATCAAGATATACAAAAATTAATGAATTTAAATCCTAACACTCCCAGTTTCATAAATCAAGATTATTCCATGACAATAATAGAAATAAGAAGCGATACAGGCGCAACATCCGAAACAATAGCACAAGTCGTAGAAGAATTAGAAAACGAATTTATGATTACGCAAGACCAAAACCCCGGAGTTAGTTTACAAATAACAGGATTTAATTCAATAGATAAAGCAACATTTCAAGTAATAATACAAGACTTTCAATACATAACAGGATTTTCATTTCTCTTCATGCTAATATTCCTAGGATTTTATTTTAAATCTATCAAAAAAATAATTGCATCTGTAGTTGTGATAATGACTGCAGTGATAATAACCTTGGGAATAACAGGATATTTAGGCCTAACTATAACTGTAGTAACGATGGTAGCAGCCGCAATGATAATGGCTCTTGGAATAAGCTATGGGATAAACGTAACGGTAGAATACTATTTACTAAGAAAACAACACAATAAAGAAAAAATTCTACCAGAACTAAATAAAAACATGATAAGAGCGCTAATCGGCAGTTCTTTAACAACAAGCGCAGGATTTTTAGCATTATTATTTGGAATAATACCTGCAATGAAAACTTTAGGAATAGTTCTTGCAATAGGTATATCAATAACGCTACTCATTAGCATACTATTCCTTCCTGTGATATTAATACTACAAGATAAAAAATACGAGGTAAAATAA
- a CDS encoding O-acetyl-ADP-ribose deacetylase, translating into MDVDIDIEIIMGDITKLNVDAIVNAANSSLYGGGGVDGAIHRAAGEGLLRECERIRSKPEYVDGLDTGQAVITKGYNLPAKHVIHTVGPIYDAVPNPAELLANSYWNSLKLAEENKLKSIAFPAISTGVFGYPKEEALMIVDNVISAFDYNSIKKVILCYFSEEDRVLAEKEFDK; encoded by the coding sequence ATGGATGTGGATATTGATATCGAGATTATTATGGGCGATATAACTAAGCTTAACGTTGATGCTATTGTTAATGCTGCTAATAGTTCTCTTTATGGCGGTGGAGGAGTTGATGGGGCGATTCATAGAGCTGCTGGCGAGGGTCTTCTTCGGGAATGCGAACGAATAAGAAGTAAACCTGAATATGTTGACGGCCTTGATACAGGGCAGGCAGTTATTACAAAAGGTTATAATCTTCCTGCAAAACACGTTATTCATACTGTTGGTCCTATTTATGATGCTGTTCCTAATCCTGCTGAACTTCTTGCTAATTCTTATTGGAATTCTTTAAAATTGGCTGAAGAAAATAAGCTGAAATCAATTGCGTTTCCTGCTATAAGCACGGGTGTTTTTGGTTATCCTAAGGAAGAAGCTTTAATGATAGTGGATAATGTTATTAGTGCTTTTGATTATAATTCAATTAAGAAAGTTATTTTGTGTTATTTCTCAGAGGAAGATAGGGTTTTAGCTGAAAAAGAATTCGATAAATAA
- a CDS encoding DUF2892 domain-containing protein, protein MKKKNLMRLIIGLLVTLSAVLTYLFSPWWLILTLFVGLNLIQFSFTNWCLMEVILEKIGIKD, encoded by the coding sequence ATGAAGAAAAAAAACTTAATGCGTTTAATCATAGGTTTACTAGTAACGCTAAGCGCAGTACTAACATACCTATTCAGCCCATGGTGGCTCATCCTAACGCTATTTGTAGGATTAAACCTAATCCAATTCTCATTCACGAATTGGTGTTTAATGGAAGTAATTCTGGAGAAGATTGGTATAAAAGATTAA
- a CDS encoding MMPL family transporter, whose translation MFKKILEKIARFQVKNPYITVLIILTITIILFSGMQNVRTVASMEKMMPPQVEEIKAFNTLRDNYLGQDMVAIVIKVDRESSATEGVIDVRDKRVTEYVQSLKKLIEESPDIRQAYASSDIIEYAMQQQGIDMTIRELPDNYYAQILSNQQVKDQLSNFINDDYSVTMILATTDIAADDSRMNLLATKVLHDIDSMGKPPGVEIKVTGTPIIQQKLGELIAQDRSNTQWISTGLVFLITMILFGTFTSALVPIIIVTISVNWLYGIMGYTNLPISTLAGGVAAMVIGIGIDYSIHMMNKFKNERKKGNSIEESAVKAVTETGTALTGAAVATILAFLAFLLGAMPEMNRFGLLMAIGVSSAFILSIFGLPSLLIIEEKIIHAIRKKLHFGIEGEYQLCDVNEIHPETHEEISSDKVKNEELRTMLKGKKIIKKKKELK comes from the coding sequence ATGTTCAAAAAAATATTAGAAAAAATAGCAAGATTCCAAGTAAAGAATCCGTATATTACTGTTCTAATAATCTTAACAATAACAATAATCTTATTTTCAGGAATGCAAAACGTAAGAACTGTTGCATCCATGGAAAAGATGATGCCTCCTCAAGTAGAAGAAATAAAAGCATTCAATACCTTGCGCGATAATTATTTAGGGCAAGACATGGTTGCTATTGTTATAAAAGTAGACAGGGAAAGTTCTGCAACAGAAGGCGTAATTGATGTTCGAGACAAAAGAGTAACAGAATATGTTCAGTCTTTAAAAAAACTCATAGAAGAATCTCCCGATATAAGACAAGCATACGCTTCTTCTGACATAATAGAATATGCGATGCAACAGCAAGGAATTGATATGACTATAAGAGAACTTCCCGATAATTATTATGCACAAATACTTTCAAATCAACAGGTAAAAGACCAGCTTTCTAATTTTATTAACGATGATTATTCAGTAACTATGATTCTAGCAACAACAGATATTGCTGCAGATGATTCTCGTATGAACCTTCTAGCAACTAAAGTATTGCACGATATTGATAGTATGGGAAAACCTCCAGGAGTTGAAATAAAAGTTACAGGAACACCAATAATACAACAAAAACTAGGAGAGCTAATAGCTCAGGATAGAAGCAACACTCAATGGATATCCACAGGCCTAGTATTTCTAATTACCATGATATTGTTTGGAACATTCACATCAGCCTTAGTTCCAATAATAATAGTAACAATCAGCGTTAATTGGCTCTATGGGATAATGGGATATACGAACCTTCCAATAAGCACACTTGCTGGTGGCGTTGCAGCAATGGTTATTGGAATAGGGATAGATTATTCCATTCATATGATGAACAAATTCAAAAATGAAAGAAAAAAAGGAAATTCAATAGAAGAATCCGCAGTCAAAGCAGTAACGGAAACAGGAACCGCTCTGACAGGAGCAGCAGTTGCAACTATCTTAGCATTTTTAGCATTTTTACTAGGAGCAATGCCTGAAATGAATCGATTTGGACTATTAATGGCGATAGGTGTTAGTAGCGCTTTTATTCTTAGTATCTTTGGATTGCCTTCATTGCTTATAATTGAAGAAAAAATAATCCACGCAATAAGAAAAAAACTACACTTTGGAATAGAAGGAGAATATCAACTTTGCGATGTTAACGAAATACATCCTGAAACACACGAAGAAATTTCTTCAGACAAAGTAAAAAATGAAGAACTAAGAACCATGCTTAAAGGAAAAAAAATAATAAAGAAAAAAAAGGAATTAAAATGA